The DNA window GCGCCTTCGTCGTGAGCTACGTGAACAGCTCCGCGGCGGTGAAGGCGATGAGCGACGTCATCTGCACGTCGTCGAACGCGGTGAAAATCGTCAACCAGGTCCCCAAGGACCGGCAGATTCTCTTCGCGCCGGACCAGCACCTGGGCCGCCACGTCATGAAGCAGACCGGCCGGGACATGGTGCTGTGGCCGGGCAGCTGCATCGTCCATGAAATCTTCAGCGAAAAGAAGCTGGTGGAGCTGAAGGTGATGCACCCGGATGCGGAGGTGGTGGCTCACCCGGAGTGCGAGGAGCAGGTGCTGCGGCACGCGGACTTCATCGGGTCGACGAAGGGGCTCCTGGACTTCGTCCTCAAGAGCCCGAAGCAGAAGTTCATCGTCGTGACGGAGGCGGGCATCCTCCATCAGATGAAGAAGGGCGCGCCCGAGAAGACCTTCATCCCGGCGCCTCCGGACAACGGGTGCGCGTGCAACGAGTGCCCGTACATGCGGCTCAACACGCTGGAGAAGCTCTGGAAGTGCATGAACGAGCGCACGCCGGAGCTGACCATGCCGGAGGGACTGCGGGAGGCGGCGCGGGCTCCGTTGCAGCGGATGCTGGAGTGGTCCAGGTAGAGCGGAATCTGTCGTCGCGGCGGACATTCGCCAACTCGCGTCTTGCGCCGGGAGGGCCGGGGTGCAATGGAGCCTTCGTGGCCTTCCGATTTTTCGCAGTCCCCTCGCACCGACTGGTGGATTACCCCCAGTCGCTGCCGGTCGATGAGCGCCTTGAGCCGGACCTTCCCCCGGTCCCCGAGGCCGTGGAGCGTGCCCTGACAGGCACGGAGTTCCGAGACATGCGCGCGCGCGACAGGCTGCGCGCCCTGCTCCATGGAGACCGGACGCCCACCCTGGGTGCTCCCGAGGCGGGCTTCGGTCCGTCCGCCGTCTTCGCGCAGCCGCCCCAGGACCTGCCGGCGCTGCTGCGCCTGGCGGACGAGCTGGACGGGCTGGCCCGGCGCGAGGCGGGTGAGCGCGCGCTGGTGTGGAAGTGCGGGGATTGCGGAGCCCGCTACGCGGTGCCGGTGGCGCTGGTCCGGCAGGTGTCCATCCGCTGTGAGCGGTGCGGCACCCCGGTGGAGCTCAACGCCACGCGCAGCCTGGGGGAAGAGGCGCTCATCGACCCCTTCCAGGGCGCGGTGAACCACAGCCGGCGGGAGCTGGCGGCCTTCTTCCGTGAGGCCATGGCCCGAGGCTGGCCCGTGCTGGTGTCCGAGGACCCGCGGGCGCCGGCCACTCCGGGCCCCTCCGCCTGACTCGTTTCGCGCACAAAGCGATTCTCGCCCCTGGCGGGGGACGGTAGCCTCGAGCGCACATGCGGCACGCGCTCGTCCAGCTCCTTCGATGCCCCCGATGCCGACGCGGCGCCCTTCGTCCCGAGGCGCCCGCGGCTGTCCTGTTGTTCGGCCCGCTGCGCTGCCCTGACTGTCGCGCCAGCTATCCGGTGGCCGAGGGCGTGGCGGACCTGATGCTCGAGCCGGCGCTGGCCAGCGGACTTCAGCGAGGGCTGGAGCGCCGCTTCGTGGCCCGTTCCTACGAGCGCTACGTGCGCCCCGCCCTCCAGCGCGCGCTGCTGCGCCAGCCGATGGACACGGACAGCGAGTACCTCATCTACCGCAGCCTGCTGGGCAGCCCCGACGGGCCGGTGTTGGACGTCGGCTGCGGCACGGGACTGGTGGCGCGGCGGCTGGCGCGCGAGCCGGGCTTCCCGCTGGTGGCGGGGCAGGACGTGTCCTCGGCGATGTTGGAGGAAGGCGTGGCCCAGGTGCGCGAGGCGGGGGCCACGGTGGACTTCCTTCGCGCGCAAGCACCCTATCTCCCGTTCCAGGATGAGACGCTCGGCGCGGTGCTGATGGCCGACTCGCTGCACTACGTCGAAGACCTGGGCCGGCTGATGCTGGAGGTGGTGCGGGTGCTGCGTCCGGGGGGCCGCTGGGTGGCGAGCACGTATGCGCCGCCGGGCTCCGCGTCCGGGTTCCTGCACCGCCGCGTGGGACTTCACCCTCGGGGGGAGTCCACCTTGCGCGCGGCGGCCAGCGCGGCGGGACTGGTGCGCTTCGAGCGCGTCGCCCTGCCGCCGCTGCTGGTGCTCAAGGCGGAGAAGGCCTCCGCCGAAACACTCAGATGAAGATGCCGGCGGAGGCGTCGGTGCGGCGCGCCTCGTCCAGCTTCAGCTTCGCGGGACGACCGCGCAGCGCGTCCATCATCTGCCGCTTGGGCTTGCAGTTGGAGCACTCGCACGAGCCCTTCTTGCAGGTGCAGTCCGCCTTGCTGCCACACTGGCACTTGGCGGCCATGAGCGAGTCGATGGCCTCCAGCGGACGCGCCTGCTCACCCGTCGCGGGACGAGCCTCCGCCTGGGTGGGGGCCACGGCGGAGTCTGGAGACGCCTTCTCCGTGGACTTCTCCGCCTTGGCTTGAGCGGCGCGGGCGTGGGCCTCGCAGGCGCTCGCCGCGCGGGGCGCGAGCAGCAGCAGACCGGTGGCCAGCAGCCCCGCGGCCACCATCGTCGCGTTGCGTGTCATGTGCGCTCTCCTTGAGAGCCTCTCGGCCTGGGCTCTCTGTCCACCGGCGCCTATAGCGCAGGCACCATCGCCTGCCAAGGTCACCGGCCATACCTTTGTCTACCCCGACGATTCGGGCCCCGTGCCCACTGTCGGTTGCTCGCCGGGCAGGGAGTCGGCGCATACAGTCCCGCCCCGCTCGTGACGACTCCCAACCCCCGCTTTATTCACATCGCAGCCCTGGTGCTGGGGGCGCTGCCCCTGTGGGTGTCGCGCTCCCTGCCGATGGTGGACCTGCCGCAGCACCTGTACCTCATCTCCGTGCTGCACCGGCTGGATGACCCGACCACGCTGTACCCCCAGCTCTTCGAGGCCCGCCACGCGCTGACGCCGTACCTGGGCTACTACTATCTGGTCAGCGGGCTGAACTGGCTGTTGCCGCTGGAGATGGCCAACCGCGTCTTCCTCACCGCGTACGTCGTGGGGCTGCCGTTGAGCCTGGGGTTCCTGCTGCGCTCGCTGGGCCGGCCCACGTGGCCATCCCTGCTCGCCCTGCCCTTCGCGTATGGCGACAGCTTCGGCTGGGGCTTCATCAACTACTGCGCCGCGCTGCCGCTCACGTTGCTGTGCTGCGGCCTCTTCGTGCGGACGCTGGAGGACGCACCCCGCCGACGGAAGTGGATGGTGGGTCTGGCCCTCTGCCTCGTCACGGTGCTGCTCTTCCATGTCCAGGCGTTCGGGTTCCTGGCGCTGGGACTGCCGTGGCTCCTGCTCACCACGCGCGTGCCCGAGGACGCCTCGGCCCAGGGCGCCGCACAGCGGCTGCTGCCTCGCGTGCCGGCAATGCTGGGCGTGGTGCCCGGCGTGGCGCTGTTCCTGGGCTGGGTCGTGCTTCGCTTCGGCGAGCCACCCGACATCCAACCCGGCGCGCCATGGAAGGCCTGGGGGCCCACGTTCTCGCCGCAGAACCTGGCGTGGAAGAGCTTCGAGCAGAACCGCGCGGAGCTCTTCGATGTGCTCGCCAACACGCTGCGCGATGGCTCGGACCGGTGGGCGCTCTACGCCGTGGGCGCGGTGGCGCTGGCGGGCTGGGTGGCGGGACTCCTGCGCCCGGCCGTGACTTCCAGCTCGGGCGGAGGGGTGGCGCGCACGCGGCTCTTGGGGTTGGGGGTGGTGGCGCTCGCGCTCTTCTTCCTGCTGCCCTTCGACATCCGAGGGTACGTCTACTACCTCAACACGCGTTATGCGCACCTGGCCGCCGCGCTGCTCGTAGCCACCGCGCCCGCCACGGTGCCCGAGTGGCGCACGCCCTTGCGCTGGGCCGCCATGGCCTGCGCCGTGGTGCTGGCCTTCACCCTGGGCCGAGGCTTCCGCGCCTTCTCTCGCGAAGCGACGGAGTGGGAGGGGCTTGTCTCGGCCACGGCGCCGAAGCCCCGCGTCATGGGCCTCATCTACGACGGGGGCTCGCGGGTGGTGCGCTTCCCCGTGTTCATCCACTCGGCGGCGGTGCTGGCCCGAGAGCGCGGAGGTGTTCCCAACTTCACGTT is part of the Myxococcus landrumus genome and encodes:
- the nadA gene encoding quinolinate synthase NadA — protein: MSTGVDYAQEIQELKRSMNAVILAHYYQESEVQDVADFVGDSLALAQAAERTEADVIVFCGVHFMAETAKILNPTRLVLLPDLKAGCSLSDRCPPAAFKAFKDKHPGAFVVSYVNSSAAVKAMSDVICTSSNAVKIVNQVPKDRQILFAPDQHLGRHVMKQTGRDMVLWPGSCIVHEIFSEKKLVELKVMHPDAEVVAHPECEEQVLRHADFIGSTKGLLDFVLKSPKQKFIVVTEAGILHQMKKGAPEKTFIPAPPDNGCACNECPYMRLNTLEKLWKCMNERTPELTMPEGLREAARAPLQRMLEWSR
- a CDS encoding class I SAM-dependent methyltransferase, which codes for MRHALVQLLRCPRCRRGALRPEAPAAVLLFGPLRCPDCRASYPVAEGVADLMLEPALASGLQRGLERRFVARSYERYVRPALQRALLRQPMDTDSEYLIYRSLLGSPDGPVLDVGCGTGLVARRLAREPGFPLVAGQDVSSAMLEEGVAQVREAGATVDFLRAQAPYLPFQDETLGAVLMADSLHYVEDLGRLMLEVVRVLRPGGRWVASTYAPPGSASGFLHRRVGLHPRGESTLRAAASAAGLVRFERVALPPLLVLKAEKASAETLR
- a CDS encoding metallothionein, producing the protein MTRNATMVAAGLLATGLLLLAPRAASACEAHARAAQAKAEKSTEKASPDSAVAPTQAEARPATGEQARPLEAIDSLMAAKCQCGSKADCTCKKGSCECSNCKPKRQMMDALRGRPAKLKLDEARRTDASAGIFI